From Panicum hallii strain FIL2 chromosome 2, PHallii_v3.1, whole genome shotgun sequence, a single genomic window includes:
- the LOC112879889 gene encoding cytochrome P450 93G2-like, translating to MDEAAAAVAAVLLVLALSAALFTRRSANNRLPPSPMALPLIGHLHLIRPPPHRAFDRILARYGPLVYLRLGPSTHCVVAGTADAARDLLKFEASIPERPLTAVTRHLAYDDAGFAFAPYGPHWRFMKRLCMSELLGPRTVEQLRPVREAELAAVLAAARDAAGRGEAIDVSRHLISMSNNAIMRMVASALPGHMTEAARDCAKHVAEVVGAFNLEDYVGLCRGWDLQGLTRRTREVRDKFDALLEIMITAKEEARRRSRAPSTTTGTKDLLDILMDAAADQNAEVKLTRENIKAFVLDIFTAGSDTTATSVEWMLAHLINHPACMDRLRAELDDVVGGSRLVGEQDVAHLPYLQAVFKETLRLQPPAVFAQRETIEPVHVRGYTIPPKTSVFFNIFSIGRDPGSWEEPLQFRPERFMPGGAGAGVDPKGQHMQLMPFGSGRRACPGMGLAMQAVPAFLAALVQCFDWAVPIPQGQSKPPPLDMEEAEGLVAARKQPLVLIPTARFHPLPGRV from the coding sequence ATGGATGAGGCCGCAGCTGCGGTGGCCGCCGTCCTGCTCGTCCTCGCGCTGTCGGCGGCGCTCTTCACCAGAAGGAGCGCCAATAACCGGCTGCCCCCGAGCCCGATGGCCCTCCCGCTCATCGGCCACCTGCACCTcatccgcccgccgccgcatcgggCCTTCGACCGCATCCTCGCGCGCTACGGGCCCCTCGTCTACCTGCGCCTCGGCCCCTCCACGCACTGCGTCGTCGCCGGCACCGCCGACGCCGCGCGCGACCTCCTCAAGTTCGAGGCCAGCATCCCGGAGCGCCCGCTCACGGCCGTCACGCGTCACCTCGCCTACGACGACGCCGGCTTCGCCTTCGCGCCCTACGGCCCGCACTGGCGCTTCATGAAGCGCCTCTGCATGTCCGAGCTGCTCGGCCCGCGCACCGTTGAGCAGCTGCGCCCCGTGCGGGAGGCCGAGCTGGCCGCCgtgctggcggcggcgcgcgacgCGGCCGGCCGGGGGGAGGCCATCGACGTCAGCCGCCACCTCATCAGCATGTCTAACAACGCCATCATGCGCATGGTGGCCAGCGCGCTGCCGGGCCACATGACGGAAGCGGCGCGGGACTGTGCCAAGCACGTCGCCGAGGTCGTGGGGGCCTTCAACCTCGAGGACTACGTCGGCCTCTGCCGGGGATGGGACCTGCAGGGGCTCACGCGGAGGACACGCGAGGTGCGCGACAAGTTCGACGCGCTGCTCGAGATCATGATCACGGCCAAGGAGGAGGCGCGTCGCCGGTCGCGGGCACCGAGCACCACCACCGGCACCAAGGACTTGCTGGACATCCTCATGGACGCCGCGGCGGACCAGAACGccgaggtcaagctcaccagggAGAACATCAAGGCCTTTGTCCTCGACATCTTCACCGCCGGCTCCGACACCACCGCCACCAGCGTCGAGTGGATGCTGGCGCACCTTATCAACCACCCGGCCTGCATGGACAGGCTGCGCGCCGAGCTTGACGACGTCGTGGGCGGCTCGCGGCTGGTGGGCGAGCAGGACGTCGCGCACCTGCCCTACCTGCAGGCCGTCTTCAAGGAGACCCTGCGGCTGCAGCCGCCGGCCGTGTTCGCGCAGCGGGAGACCATCGAGCCGGTGCACGTCCGCGGCTACACCATCCCGCCCAAGACCTCCGTCTTCTTCAACATCTTCTCCATCGGGCGCGACCCGGGCTCGTGGGAGGAGCCCCTCCAGTTCCGACCGGAGCGCTTCATGCCTGGcggtgccggcgccggcgtcgaCCCCAAGGGGCAGCACATGCAGCTCATGCCCTTCGGGAGCGGCCGCCGCGCCTGCCCCGGCATGGGCCTCGCCATGCAGGCCGTGCCAGCGTTCCTCGCCGCGCTGGTGCAGTGCTTCGACTGGGCGGTGCCCATCCCGCAGGGCCAATcaaagccgccgccgctggacatggaggaggccgaaggGCTCGTCGCCGCCCGGAAACAGCCGCTCGTGCTCATCCCCACCGCGCGCTTCCATCCGCTGCCCGGCCGAGTCTGA
- the LOC112879890 gene encoding protein TIC 62, chloroplastic, translating to MDTVASLSPLRHPSASSACKLSTAASTTSRPAAASSRRLLKLKQRIIISTATASNSPPARPRSWPRANSASSAAKTTTAAEPPQKEKDLVFVAGATGRVGSRAVRELIKLGFRVRAAVRNAQRASSLVQSVQQLKLDVDAAAAISREMLEIVECDLEKQPQEGIVKAIGNASLVVCSIGASEKEILDVTGPYRIDYLAASNLVQAATAAKVEHFILVTSLGTNKIGFPAFLLNLFWGVLCWKRRAEEALISSGIPYTIVRPGGMERPTDAFKETHNLVVAAEDTYVGGLVSNLQVAELIGCMAKNRRAAYCKVVEVVAETTAPLLPMEQLLSAVPSKREPPAEEETEEVKKPAAATAGAGRPLSPYTAYEGLKPPSSPPPTPSSSRSNDSLPNKKPQQAEEVEAAASSRTSSRPLSPYTAFVDLKPPPPPPPPPPSSSSSVTYGGTNSSSGIGSSNPSDQPQGENEVKQQRPLSPYTRYAELKPPSSPTPSAPKT from the exons ATGGACACCGTCGCCTCCCTCTCGCCCCTGCGCCACCCATCAGCGTCGTCGGCATGCAAGCTGAGCACGGCGGCGAGCACTACTAGTCGCCCTGCAGCAGCCAGCAGTCGGCGGCTGCTCAAGCTAAAGCAGAGGATCATCATCAGTACAGCTACAGCCAGTAACTCACCACCAGCCCGGCCAAGATCATGGCCTCGTGCTAATTCTGCGTCTAGTGCGGCGAAGACGACGACGGCAGCAGAGCCGCCGCAGAAGGAGAAGGACCTCGTCTTCGTGGCCGGCGCCACCGGAAGAGTTGGCTCCCGAGCCGTCAGGGAGCTCATCAAGCTTGGCTTCCGTGTCCGCGCTGCCGTCAGGAACGCGCAGAGGGCGTCGTCCCTGGTGCAG AGCGTCCAGCAGCTGAAACTAGACGTCGACGCAGCTGCTGCAATTTCGCGTGAGATGCTTGAGATTGTGGAGTGTGACCTGGAGAAGCAGCCGCAGGAAGGCATCGTGAAGGCCATAGGCAATGCTTCATTGGTGGTGTGCTCCATTGGTGCCAGCGAGAAGGAGATCTTGGATGTGACGGGGCCATACCGCATCGACTATTTGGCCGCCAGCAACCTTGTACAAGCGGCCACTGCTGCCAAGGTCGAGCACTTCATCCTGGTCACGTCCCTGGGCACCAACAAGATCGGCTTCCCTGCGTTCCTCTTGAA ctTGTTCTGGGGGGTTCTGTGCTGGAAGAGACGAGCTGAAGAAGCACTCATCAGCAGTGGCATCCCCTACACG ATCGTAAGGCCCGGAGGAATGGAGAGGCCAACGGACGCTTTCAAGGAGACGCACAACCTGGTGGTGGCAGCCGAGGACACCTACGTGGGTGGCCTCGTCTCCAACCTCCAGGTCGCCGAGCTGATCGGATGCATGGCCAAGAACAGGAGGGCAGCCTACTGCAAGGTGGTGGAAGTGGTCGCCGAGACAACCGCGCCGCTGCTGCCCATGGAGCAGCTGCTCTCCGCCGTCCCTTCCAAGAGG GAACCCCCAGCtgaggaggaaacagaggaggtgaAGAAGCCAGCAGCGGCGACAGCAGGAGCAGGGCGACCACTCTCACCGTACACGGC GTACGAGGGGCTGAAGCCAccttcctccccaccccccaCACCGAGCAGCAGCCGGAGCAACGATTCTCTTCCAAACAAGAAGCCCCAGCAAGCGGAAGAAGTAGAGGCGGCAGCGTCCTCACGGACCTCAAGCCGGCCCCTCTCTCCATACACTGC ATTCGTGGACTTgaagccgccgcctcctcctcctcctcctcctccttcttcttcttcttcagttacATATGGAGGCACTAATTCTTCATCGGGCATTGGCAGCAGCAATCCATCGGATCAACCGCAGGGGGAGAATGAGGTGAAGCAACAGCGGCCACTTTCACCCTACACAAG GTACGCAGAGCTGAAGCCTCCAAGCTCGCCAACCCCATCTGCGCCCAAGACATAG